One stretch of Chryseobacterium fluminis DNA includes these proteins:
- a CDS encoding beta-1,6-N-acetylglucosaminyltransferase has protein sequence MIHIERRASSDTTDAIQDYIVQYPNVYILESMNIVSGDFSIIQAELNAMEFLLNASKQWDYLINSSGEDLPLRSQDIIRQFLTVNAGEIIFSTTIRNFTDRTRCAGFRITLLN, from the coding sequence CTGATACATATTGAGCGCAGAGCAAGTTCCGACACAACAGATGCGATTCAGGATTATATTGTTCAGTATCCTAATGTATACATCCTGGAAAGTATGAATATCGTATCAGGAGACTTCAGCATCATCCAGGCAGAGCTCAATGCAATGGAATTTCTACTCAATGCCAGTAAGCAGTGGGATTATCTGATCAACTCAAGCGGAGAGGACCTTCCCTTGAGGTCTCAGGATATCATCAGGCAGTTTCTCACGGTCAATGCAGGAGAAATTATATTTTCTACTACGATCAGAAATTTTACAGACCGGACACGTTGCGCAGGATTCAGAATCACTTTACTGAACTGA
- a CDS encoding cold-shock protein, with protein MQKGTVKFFNEAKGFGFIAPSEGGVDIFVHTSGLVSIGIRENDQVVFNVQRGDRGLSAINVKLA; from the coding sequence ATGCAAAAAGGCACCGTAAAATTTTTCAACGAAGCAAAGGGCTTCGGTTTCATCGCGCCGTCAGAAGGTGGCGTAGATATCTTTGTACATACTTCAGGACTCGTTTCAATAGGCATTCGTGAGAACGATCAGGTTGTTTTTAATGTACAGAGAGGAGATAGAGGTTTAAGCGCCATCAACGTTAAACTGGCATAA
- a CDS encoding calcium:proton antiporter → MNQNKYLRYWTIVVPVLSWLLYFGSFIFSSGYYSILLAVLLLGSVITAVYHSEVLAHRLGEPFGTLLLAFAITVIEVGLIISIMMGAKGLETITLARDTVFAAVMFILNGIIGICIVIGSLRYREQAFTLKGVSTALITLTAVVVFVLILPNYTVSHGGGEYTSFQLLFIAVTCLFLYLGFTMVQTIRHRSFFRFPQKDSTAHNNETEIKVTGKSSYISGFMLLVSLGVVVMMAKLLSKDVEYLVVAVGAPRSVVGIIIAGIVLLPEALAAVRAARNDEIQTSLNLAFGSALASIGLSIPAIAIISVISGIRMTLGIDIKSTVLLGLSLFIITVSLATGKTNIMQGVVLVGIFLIYLFTSIVP, encoded by the coding sequence ATGAATCAAAATAAATATTTGCGGTATTGGACGATTGTCGTACCGGTTCTATCATGGCTCTTGTATTTCGGGAGTTTCATCTTTTCATCAGGCTATTATTCTATCCTGCTAGCTGTCCTGTTACTGGGAAGCGTGATTACTGCAGTTTACCACTCCGAAGTCTTGGCACACCGGTTGGGCGAACCTTTCGGTACGCTACTTCTTGCGTTTGCAATCACTGTTATTGAGGTGGGGCTGATTATTTCCATCATGATGGGTGCCAAAGGTCTTGAGACCATTACTTTGGCCAGAGATACCGTATTTGCAGCAGTAATGTTTATTCTAAACGGAATTATCGGTATATGCATCGTAATAGGATCTCTTCGATACAGGGAACAGGCATTTACTTTAAAAGGCGTGAGCACAGCTTTGATCACTCTGACAGCAGTGGTGGTGTTCGTATTGATCCTGCCAAATTATACGGTGAGTCATGGAGGTGGGGAATATACCTCTTTTCAATTGCTTTTTATTGCAGTGACATGTCTGTTCCTATACCTTGGTTTCACCATGGTGCAGACGATCAGGCACCGCAGTTTTTTCCGTTTCCCACAGAAAGACAGTACTGCTCATAATAATGAGACTGAGATAAAAGTTACCGGCAAAAGCAGCTATATTAGTGGTTTTATGCTGCTTGTCAGTTTGGGAGTTGTCGTGATGATGGCCAAGCTGCTTTCGAAGGACGTCGAATATCTAGTGGTGGCAGTTGGGGCGCCCAGATCCGTAGTGGGAATTATTATTGCTGGGATCGTTTTACTGCCTGAAGCTCTTGCTGCCGTAAGGGCGGCCCGAAATGATGAGATACAGACTTCTCTCAATCTGGCATTCGGCTCTGCTCTGGCAAGTATCGGTCTCAGCATTCCTGCCATCGCCATTATTTCGGTCATCAGTGGTATTAGAATGACCTTGGGGATCGATATAAAATCAACAGTATTACTGGGACTTTCCCTCTTTATTATTACAGTATCGTTAGCGACAGGAAAGACTAACATCATGCAGGGGGTTGTATTGGTCGGCATCTTTCTGATCTATCTCTTTACATCAATCGTACCATAA
- a CDS encoding Crp/Fnr family transcriptional regulator: MINEKYLRFHGAVEKTFRKGSYIFNHGSFQNHYYQIVDGVVKLFSTGFNILDMTFQLLRKGEQISLYSMFVEMPLLHNALALTDCRILVMDKEHFNKMIQQDKSLMLKILKHLSNDSYPRPLTNRFFITDSPKLKIQQLFHNLKYEKADQEIFSYEVRLKLQQIADLTNVDIEQIMPCIKCLEQQGLLKIVNDIIYF; encoded by the coding sequence ATGATCAATGAGAAATATTTAAGATTTCATGGCGCGGTAGAAAAGACTTTCAGAAAAGGATCCTATATCTTTAATCACGGAAGCTTTCAAAATCATTATTATCAGATAGTTGACGGCGTTGTCAAGCTATTTTCCACAGGATTTAATATCCTAGATATGACTTTTCAATTGTTAAGAAAAGGTGAACAGATAAGTCTGTACTCAATGTTCGTTGAAATGCCTTTACTTCACAATGCATTAGCACTTACCGACTGTCGTATCCTTGTAATGGACAAAGAGCACTTTAATAAGATGATACAGCAGGATAAATCTTTGATGTTAAAGATTTTAAAACACCTTTCAAATGATTCATATCCGCGGCCGCTTACGAACCGCTTTTTCATCACAGATAGCCCGAAACTCAAAATTCAGCAGCTATTTCACAATTTGAAATATGAGAAGGCTGATCAGGAGATATTCTCTTATGAGGTTAGGCTGAAGTTACAGCAAATCGCCGATTTAACAAATGTTGATATCGAACAAATAATGCCATGCATCAAATGCCTTGAACAGCAGGGTTTATTGAAAATTGTTAACGATATAATCTATTTTTAA
- a CDS encoding response regulator, with protein MGTIFILEDEDSIRELLEVVFDMEGYKVIFTSNITEFNKLHTNYNVNLYLLDIRLADGSGIDVCNNLKANTDTADIPVLLMSAHAKINEIEKVCSPDAFISKPFDLDNIVAIVSNLLGKF; from the coding sequence ATGGGGACAATATTTATATTAGAAGATGAGGACAGCATTCGCGAATTGTTGGAAGTGGTCTTCGATATGGAAGGCTATAAGGTGATATTTACTTCAAATATTACTGAATTTAATAAGTTGCACACCAACTATAATGTAAATCTCTATCTGCTAGATATCCGGCTTGCGGACGGCTCAGGTATCGATGTCTGTAATAATTTGAAAGCAAATACTGACACTGCTGATATTCCTGTACTTTTAATGAGCGCACATGCCAAAATTAATGAAATTGAGAAAGTATGTAGCCCGGATGCTTTTATTTCCAAACCTTTTGATCTTGATAATATAGTGGCAATAGTATCAAATCTACTAGGAAAATTTTAA
- a CDS encoding DDE-type integrase/transposase/recombinase — MCIKCGRQIFTYLKIIGWGWYYLSTILDDYSRYIIHCELCDLMKAEDVKQTVDTSIKKAKLKTKAKPKLLSDNGSCYVSNELKIYLQDILSLIIINNFQKT; from the coding sequence TTGTGCATCAAATGTGGCAGACAGATTTTTACCTATTTAAAGATCATTGGCTGGGGATGGTACTATCTGAGCACGATTTTGGACGACTATAGCCGCTACATTATTCACTGTGAGCTATGCGACTTGATGAAGGCCGAAGATGTGAAACAAACGGTGGACACATCCATTAAAAAAGCGAAATTAAAAACCAAAGCTAAACCGAAACTGCTCTCAGATAACGGTTCCTGCTACGTCTCCAATGAGCTGAAAATCTACCTTCAGGATATTTTATCTCTGATTATCATAAATAATTTTCAGAAAACATAA
- a CDS encoding SMI1/KNR4 family protein: MKLLEKCDNALQELYKFSEDILYLGEPITASRIEILEQEIGYKLPEEFVYILKKHNGIILCGTEVYGLASELRGRSLDIIYKFEHFEVENPMPVYFFPFSPDGRGNHYCLDLSKAAGGMCPVVFWQWDFEYNDFDSVEVSNNSFTEWVNEVLIEWTKETYNYDGTEK, encoded by the coding sequence ATGAAGTTACTTGAAAAATGTGATAATGCATTACAGGAATTGTATAAATTTTCGGAGGATATTTTATATTTGGGAGAACCTATCACAGCTTCTCGAATAGAAATTTTGGAACAAGAAATTGGATATAAGCTACCGGAAGAATTTGTTTATATTCTAAAAAAACATAATGGTATTATTCTTTGTGGTACCGAGGTTTATGGATTAGCATCAGAATTAAGAGGACGCTCTTTAGATATTATTTATAAATTCGAACATTTTGAAGTTGAAAATCCAATGCCCGTCTATTTTTTTCCATTTTCACCTGATGGACGGGGAAATCATTATTGTTTAGATTTGTCTAAAGCGGCTGGCGGAATGTGCCCTGTAGTATTTTGGCAATGGGATTTCGAATACAATGATTTTGATAGTGTAGAAGTCTCAAATAATAGTTTTACTGAATGGGTCAATGAAGTTTTGATCGAGTGGACTAAGGAAACTTATAATTATGATGGTACTGAAAAATAA
- a CDS encoding T9SS type A sorting domain-containing protein, producing the protein MRNKFTILCTSIFLLHNTFIDAQCFKKVSTVWDTNIALSEDGTIWEWGSNNSGQLGLGVSNFQDRNTPFQLTTSNDWKNVISYYRTTMAQKNDGTLWAWGSGSNGIFGNGSSGITNYIYVPTQVNTVPYDKIFKGFETSFAIKSDGTLWGWGYNSDGQVGVGSSPFNVLVPTQVGADTNWQHISGSLYHTVAIKTDGTLWSWGANGGGTLGNGTTISTSLPVQIGTGNTWKDISSSSHTLALKTDGTLWGWGGNSYGQVGDGTTVDKIIPTQIGTDNDWRQARTSNESSFAIKNDGSLWAWGRNEGRLGDGTMQQKLVPTRVGNSYEWQDIECGGSHCIARKQDNSIWTWGYNNRGQLGNGTFSNNFIPTMIKGPCSLLGTETAITSFQHLKIFPNPVSEYLNFSKEIKNIKIYDINGILVKDVQNINNNKINLSSLDTGVYVIEALTSDEKIFKEKFIKR; encoded by the coding sequence ATGAGAAATAAATTTACGATTTTATGTACTAGCATCTTTTTATTACATAATACTTTTATAGATGCACAATGTTTTAAAAAAGTTTCGACAGTTTGGGATACTAACATTGCTCTAAGTGAAGATGGGACAATTTGGGAATGGGGAAGTAATAATTCGGGTCAATTAGGTCTTGGAGTTTCTAATTTTCAGGATAGAAATACTCCTTTCCAGCTTACAACTTCAAACGATTGGAAGAATGTAATTTCATACTATCGTACCACCATGGCTCAAAAAAATGACGGAACATTGTGGGCATGGGGGAGTGGTTCTAACGGAATTTTTGGCAATGGCTCCAGTGGTATTACAAATTATATTTATGTTCCAACTCAAGTAAACACAGTACCTTATGACAAGATATTTAAGGGGTTTGAAACTTCTTTTGCAATTAAATCAGACGGAACACTTTGGGGGTGGGGATATAATTCAGATGGTCAAGTTGGTGTAGGCAGTAGTCCATTTAATGTATTAGTGCCGACTCAGGTAGGAGCTGATACAAATTGGCAACATATTTCAGGAAGCTTATATCATACAGTAGCAATTAAAACTGATGGAACTCTTTGGTCTTGGGGTGCAAATGGTGGTGGAACTTTGGGAAATGGAACTACTATCAGTACAAGCCTACCTGTTCAAATAGGAACAGGAAATACTTGGAAAGACATTTCATCATCTAGTCATACTCTAGCATTAAAAACAGATGGAACTTTATGGGGATGGGGAGGTAATAGTTATGGACAGGTAGGAGATGGTACTACAGTAGATAAAATTATTCCTACCCAAATCGGAACTGATAATGATTGGAGACAAGCAAGAACTTCGAATGAAAGCAGTTTTGCTATCAAAAATGACGGAAGTTTATGGGCATGGGGTCGAAATGAAGGTAGACTTGGGGATGGTACAATGCAGCAGAAACTTGTACCGACACGAGTCGGAAATTCATATGAATGGCAAGATATTGAATGTGGAGGAAGTCATTGCATTGCAAGAAAACAAGATAATTCTATTTGGACATGGGGATATAATAATAGAGGACAATTAGGTAACGGCACCTTTTCAAATAATTTCATACCAACTATGATTAAAGGCCCATGTTCTTTACTAGGTACAGAAACTGCAATTACTTCATTTCAACATCTGAAGATATTTCCTAATCCCGTATCGGAATATTTAAACTTCTCAAAAGAAATAAAAAATATTAAAATTTATGATATTAATGGGATATTGGTGAAAGATGTACAGAATATTAATAATAATAAAATAAATTTATCCTCCCTCGATACTGGTGTATATGTTATTGAAGCACTAACATCTGATGAAAAAATTTTTAAAGAAAAATTTATAAAAAGATAA
- the ribB gene encoding 3,4-dihydroxy-2-butanone-4-phosphate synthase, translating into MEKLLEKFGTTPKERVEKALLTLQQGKGILLVDDENRENEGDIIFPASTITEKDMALLIRECSGIVCLCISEKKSKHLNLRPMVETNNSKNQTAFTISIEAKEGVESGVSAKDRVTTIQAAIAENALAEHIASPGHVFPLIAKNDGVFERRGHTEGSVDLVKLANLGDDSVLCELTNEDGSMARLPEIAFFAEKNGMTVVTIEDIYSYRKMMMSQN; encoded by the coding sequence ATGGAAAAATTATTAGAAAAATTCGGAACAACTCCGAAAGAGCGTGTAGAAAAAGCACTTCTTACACTACAACAGGGAAAAGGAATTCTTTTGGTAGACGATGAAAACCGTGAAAACGAAGGCGATATCATCTTTCCCGCCTCTACTATCACAGAAAAAGATATGGCACTTCTAATCCGCGAATGCAGCGGAATTGTCTGCCTTTGCATTTCTGAAAAGAAAAGTAAGCATCTCAATCTGCGCCCGATGGTAGAAACCAACAATTCTAAAAATCAGACTGCATTTACAATTTCCATCGAAGCCAAAGAAGGTGTGGAATCAGGGGTTTCTGCTAAAGACCGGGTGACTACAATCCAAGCAGCCATTGCAGAAAATGCGTTAGCGGAGCATATTGCAAGTCCTGGACACGTTTTCCCCTTAATTGCTAAAAATGATGGCGTTTTTGAAAGACGTGGCCATACAGAAGGCAGTGTGGATTTAGTAAAGCTGGCTAATCTCGGGGATGATTCCGTACTTTGTGAACTCACTAACGAAGACGGAAGCATGGCAAGGCTTCCAGAAATTGCATTTTTTGCTGAAAAAAACGGAATGACTGTCGTTACAATTGAAGATATCTATAGCTACAGAAAGATGATGATGAGCCAAAATTAG
- a CDS encoding DUF6268 family outer membrane beta-barrel protein, with protein MSKSAVLKILILSFPILFPEFYMGQEKDSINSDTPTVSQKVEEAVSNKFPMARLINVEYTQSMPYNFSSKYLQGILPEGKVNNLSSVKISSNINIIRKKDWSMGATLNYNYLSATVDAINPFDVKQIIDQAEDFHYHATSLNASYYSKLFNKTMIYSGVATVDGSNKNFERVRGVVTATMVLKATADTKMTIGMVGLIDPNAIVPAFLSFSYEHHFSNGIVIDAILPKWMYVRKNISHLGRLSVGTELGGTMFYLYNNDRAYTFSQLDLNSGLLYEHRLGNSFIASLKTGVRLSPSSRVMDKQASFKDYVLDSKPDPSFYFNVGISFNPFKAKR; from the coding sequence ATGTCAAAATCAGCTGTACTTAAAATTTTAATACTTTCTTTTCCTATACTATTTCCTGAATTTTATATGGGTCAGGAAAAAGACAGCATAAATTCAGATACTCCAACAGTATCCCAAAAGGTCGAAGAAGCGGTTAGCAATAAGTTTCCAATGGCAAGGCTGATCAATGTGGAGTATACACAGTCTATGCCTTACAATTTTTCTTCTAAGTACTTGCAGGGTATTCTTCCTGAAGGTAAAGTAAATAATCTTTCAAGCGTTAAGATTTCATCCAATATAAATATCATACGGAAGAAAGACTGGTCTATGGGTGCAACATTGAATTATAATTATTTATCAGCAACGGTGGATGCGATCAACCCTTTTGACGTCAAACAAATTATAGATCAAGCAGAAGATTTTCATTATCATGCCACCTCGCTCAATGCTTCGTACTACTCAAAATTATTTAATAAAACTATGATTTATTCAGGAGTGGCAACCGTGGATGGAAGCAACAAAAATTTTGAAAGAGTAAGGGGGGTGGTCACGGCAACGATGGTATTGAAAGCAACTGCTGACACCAAAATGACCATTGGAATGGTGGGGCTTATAGACCCCAATGCAATTGTTCCGGCTTTTCTTTCATTTTCTTATGAGCATCATTTCAGCAACGGTATTGTAATCGATGCAATACTTCCAAAGTGGATGTACGTAAGAAAAAACATTTCTCATCTTGGAAGATTGTCTGTTGGGACGGAATTAGGAGGTACAATGTTTTATCTTTATAATAATGATCGAGCATACACTTTTTCGCAGTTGGATCTGAATTCAGGATTATTATATGAACACCGCTTAGGAAATTCATTTATTGCTTCATTAAAAACAGGAGTCAGGCTATCGCCATCTTCCAGAGTAATGGACAAGCAGGCATCTTTTAAAGATTATGTTTTAGATTCAAAGCCGGACCCTTCTTTCTACTTCAATGTAGGGATTTCATTTAATCCGTTTAAAGCGAAAAGATAG
- a CDS encoding sensor histidine kinase, whose protein sequence is MSNNFGKNVLRSSLKEIYISNIIVSSIVCVLIFSFLSLISDATLGITLLSSFMTFLYMLVCSYLLHRILRTSAKYFTDDILKFRLFRYTLSYFSGFALFLLIYIGTSPFTEFRLQLLYQKETLPVFIIESIVFTTLIMIFHNFVIVQLERNNTKLENANLKVKSAEAVNLLLKQQIQPHFLFNSLNTMKVLYKEDHQLGEKYLLLLSDFLRSTIAESPNITATLQEELAVFENYLQMQKMRFGEALQWNINIDDESYLLKSLPSFSLQPLAENAIKHNHFSVKQPLIISVNQLDEQLIISNPIHKKKYSDHSIGSGLINISERYQILSGIPLQIEDKNDYFVISFKLN, encoded by the coding sequence ATGAGCAATAACTTTGGCAAAAATGTTTTAAGAAGCAGCTTAAAGGAGATTTACATTAGTAATATAATCGTAAGCAGCATTGTCTGCGTACTCATATTTTCCTTTCTTTCCCTGATTTCGGATGCTACATTAGGAATCACATTGCTGTCTTCTTTTATGACATTTTTATATATGTTAGTATGCAGCTATCTTCTCCACCGGATTCTACGTACATCTGCAAAATATTTTACAGATGATATTTTGAAATTCAGACTTTTCAGATACACTTTAAGTTATTTTTCCGGCTTTGCTTTGTTTCTTTTGATTTATATAGGTACAAGCCCGTTCACAGAATTCAGACTACAATTATTATATCAAAAAGAGACCCTTCCCGTTTTCATTATTGAGAGCATTGTATTTACGACATTAATTATGATTTTTCATAATTTTGTTATTGTACAGTTGGAAAGAAATAATACAAAACTTGAAAATGCCAACTTAAAAGTTAAAAGTGCCGAAGCTGTAAATCTCTTGCTTAAGCAGCAGATTCAGCCTCATTTTTTATTCAACTCCCTCAATACAATGAAGGTCCTTTATAAAGAGGACCATCAGTTAGGAGAAAAATATCTTTTACTGCTTTCAGATTTTCTTCGGTCTACCATCGCTGAATCTCCGAACATCACAGCAACGCTACAGGAAGAACTCGCTGTTTTTGAGAATTACCTGCAGATGCAAAAAATGCGCTTCGGAGAAGCATTACAATGGAATATTAATATTGACGATGAGTCTTATCTCTTAAAAAGCTTACCCTCCTTCTCTTTACAGCCGTTAGCAGAAAATGCAATAAAACATAATCATTTTTCCGTAAAACAACCGCTTATTATATCAGTAAACCAGCTGGATGAGCAGCTGATTATTTCAAATCCTATCCATAAGAAAAAATATTCGGACCACTCCATAGGAAGCGGTCTTATTAATATTTCAGAACGCTACCAAATTCTCTCTGGCATTCCATTGCAGATTGAGGACAAGAATGACTACTTTGTTATAAGCTTTAAATTAAATTGA
- a CDS encoding LytR/AlgR family response regulator transcription factor, which yields MKIVIIEDELLIANDLSQTLREIHPEIEIQALLPSVELAVQFFQTFPTVDLIFSDIELEDGFSFEIFKSVKINTPVIFCTAYDAYALEAFKANGVEYILKPFSKTLLEKSLKKFESLRHSLNESLSRQYKATTEALEAYQKKTVSTLMVRYRNQLIPISFSKIFLIYIENDLTYIYTTQHQKYVVPNTLDEMESKAGESFFRVNRQFLVNRNSVRETHHALYRKLSIVFTFDFNREVLVSKEKTSKFISWLSQ from the coding sequence ATGAAAATTGTAATCATAGAGGATGAACTGCTAATTGCCAATGATCTAAGCCAAACGTTGAGAGAGATTCATCCGGAAATTGAAATCCAGGCATTATTACCCTCTGTAGAACTTGCAGTACAATTCTTTCAGACTTTTCCTACTGTGGATCTTATATTCAGTGATATAGAATTAGAAGATGGTTTTAGCTTTGAGATATTTAAAAGCGTTAAAATTAATACACCTGTAATATTTTGTACCGCCTATGATGCGTATGCCTTAGAAGCATTTAAAGCGAACGGTGTTGAATATATCCTAAAGCCGTTCAGTAAAACTTTGTTAGAAAAATCATTAAAGAAATTTGAATCATTAAGACATTCTTTAAATGAAAGCTTGTCAAGACAATATAAAGCGACTACCGAAGCTTTAGAAGCTTACCAAAAGAAGACAGTAAGCACACTAATGGTTAGATATCGAAATCAATTGATCCCGATCTCTTTCAGTAAAATATTTTTAATTTATATTGAAAATGACCTGACGTACATCTACACCACCCAACATCAGAAATATGTCGTACCCAATACGCTGGATGAGATGGAAAGTAAGGCAGGAGAAAGCTTTTTCAGGGTGAACAGACAGTTTTTGGTCAACAGAAATTCGGTCAGGGAAACTCACCATGCGCTGTACAGAAAACTCAGTATTGTCTTTACCTTTGATTTTAACCGGGAAGTCCTGGTAAGCAAAGAAAAAACCAGTAAGTTTATCAGCTGGTTAAGTCAGTAA
- a CDS encoding TolC family protein: MRIYISGIILVLSLNTLQAQQSFDLKDCIQYGLENHKSVVIKNNETGIAEAERKEVRAGYLPSISLNAGIDDNLQVQEQILPAGLFGDTDVRVAFTKQYTTTATVQLEQKLYDQSLLISLKAGKYNIRRAGKNAVLNEEEVIFNIASSYYQTLVYRQQLSFLNDNREIYTEQQRIAQLQVDKGVLAEVELYKIKVTYSNNQSQIRLCEKNITNSINGLKNAMGFPISEELSVENEPISYSLDGVNPNEGIPFEVKNRTDYQIAEIDSQLEELEYKKIRAGYLPILSVYGKYGGTGFGDQLGQSFSTISDFSSIGVKLSMPVFDGFSRRSQMQQAKLKHINSLETLKLDESTFRMEYENAKVKLEQALTSIEAESKNLELARQVLNISNLQYTKGIIDMNEWLTSQTSLKESQNNYLNSIVDQYVAKIELEKARGTIKNFYQNLK, encoded by the coding sequence ATGAGAATATATATTTCAGGGATAATTTTAGTTTTGTCTCTAAATACTTTACAAGCCCAACAATCATTTGACTTAAAAGACTGCATACAATACGGTCTGGAAAACCACAAAAGTGTGGTGATTAAAAATAATGAAACCGGCATTGCGGAAGCCGAACGTAAGGAAGTACGTGCCGGATATCTTCCTTCAATATCACTTAATGCGGGAATTGACGACAATCTGCAAGTGCAGGAACAAATATTGCCTGCCGGTCTTTTTGGTGACACAGATGTCCGGGTTGCTTTTACAAAGCAGTATACGACAACCGCAACAGTACAATTGGAACAGAAGCTTTACGACCAGTCACTCCTTATCTCATTAAAGGCAGGAAAATACAATATCAGGAGGGCAGGGAAAAATGCTGTCTTAAATGAAGAGGAAGTCATTTTCAATATTGCCTCTTCCTATTATCAGACCCTTGTTTACCGTCAGCAATTGAGCTTTTTAAATGATAACAGGGAAATTTATACCGAACAGCAAAGGATTGCACAGCTTCAGGTAGATAAGGGAGTTTTGGCCGAAGTTGAACTGTATAAGATCAAAGTAACTTACAGCAATAACCAATCACAGATACGGCTTTGCGAAAAAAACATTACCAACAGCATCAATGGACTGAAAAATGCCATGGGATTTCCTATCAGTGAAGAATTATCTGTTGAAAATGAACCTATATCGTATTCGCTTGATGGCGTAAACCCAAATGAAGGAATTCCTTTTGAAGTTAAAAACAGGACTGACTATCAGATCGCCGAAATAGATTCACAACTTGAAGAACTGGAATATAAAAAGATAAGAGCGGGATATCTTCCTATACTTTCTGTATATGGCAAATATGGTGGCACCGGGTTCGGAGATCAGCTAGGACAGTCATTTAGTACTATTTCTGATTTTTCGTCCATCGGTGTAAAGTTGAGTATGCCTGTATTTGACGGCTTCAGCCGAAGATCACAGATGCAGCAGGCAAAACTGAAACATATCAATTCCTTGGAAACATTAAAATTAGACGAATCAACGTTCAGAATGGAATATGAAAATGCAAAAGTGAAGCTCGAACAAGCCCTCACTAGTATCGAAGCAGAATCAAAAAATCTTGAACTGGCAAGACAAGTTCTTAATATTTCTAATCTGCAGTACACCAAAGGAATTATAGATATGAATGAATGGCTTACTTCCCAGACCTCTCTGAAAGAGTCACAAAATAACTATCTCAACTCTATTGTAGATCAATATGTAGCAAAGATCGAATTGGAAAAAGCAAGAGGAACCATCAAAAACTTTTATCAAAATCTTAAATAA